The following proteins come from a genomic window of Natrinema saccharevitans:
- a CDS encoding CDC48 family AAA ATPase, whose product MNEVQLEVAKAYPNDSGRGIARLDPDTLLHLKLSPGDIIEIEGADTTAAKVWRADRQDWNTDTVRIDGFTRQNADVGIGERVTIRKAEATKADKLVLAPPEEASVQFGSDAAGMVKRQILKRPVVGRDIVPVMSSTNHPFMRSPGQAIPLIAVETEPEGVVLITEDTDVELREEPISGFEKTGGGITYEDIGGLQNEIQRVREMVELPMKHPQIFKKLGIEPPQGVLLHGPPGTGKTLLAKAVANETSASFFSIAGPEIISKYYGESEQQLREIFEDATEESPSIIFIDELDSIAPKREDVTGEVERRVVAQLLTMMDGLESRGQVIVIAATNRVDSVDPALRRPGRFDREIEIGVPDETGREEILQIHTRGMPLSDDVSLGHLADETHGFVGADIESLTKEAAMKALRRYLPEIDLDEEDIPPSLIDRMIVKREDFSGALNEVEPSAMREVLVELPKISWDDVGGLHDAKEQVQESVEWPLSNPERFDRLGVDPPAGVLLYGPPGTGKTLMAKAVANETNANFISVRGPQLLSKWVGESEKAIRQTFRKARQVSPTVIFFDELDALAPGRGGETGSNVSERVVNQLLTELDGLEDMGDVMVIGATNRPDMIDPALLRSGRFDRLVMIGQPDVDGRERILEIHTQDTPLAADVTLREIAEITDGYVGSDLESIAREAAIEALREDEGADVVEMRHFRQAMENVRPTITDDILDYYERIEEEFRGGGGGGPDPTGRRGSRIGFQ is encoded by the coding sequence ATGAACGAAGTCCAACTGGAGGTTGCGAAGGCGTACCCGAACGATTCGGGTCGTGGTATCGCCCGACTCGACCCGGACACGCTGTTGCATCTGAAGCTGAGTCCGGGCGACATCATCGAGATCGAGGGTGCAGACACCACTGCCGCGAAGGTCTGGCGCGCCGACCGGCAGGACTGGAACACCGACACGGTCCGCATCGACGGCTTCACGCGCCAGAACGCCGACGTCGGCATCGGCGAGCGGGTGACGATCCGCAAGGCCGAGGCGACGAAAGCCGACAAGCTCGTCCTCGCACCGCCGGAGGAGGCGTCGGTCCAGTTCGGTTCCGACGCCGCCGGCATGGTGAAACGCCAGATCCTCAAGCGACCGGTCGTCGGTCGCGACATCGTCCCGGTGATGTCCTCGACGAATCATCCGTTCATGCGGTCGCCCGGACAGGCGATCCCGCTGATCGCCGTCGAAACCGAGCCCGAGGGAGTAGTCCTCATCACCGAGGACACCGACGTCGAACTCCGCGAGGAGCCGATCTCGGGGTTCGAAAAGACCGGCGGCGGGATCACCTACGAGGACATCGGTGGCCTCCAAAACGAGATCCAGCGGGTCAGGGAGATGGTCGAACTCCCGATGAAACACCCGCAGATCTTCAAGAAGCTCGGCATCGAGCCGCCACAGGGCGTCCTGCTGCACGGCCCGCCGGGCACCGGGAAGACCCTGCTGGCCAAAGCGGTCGCCAACGAGACCTCCGCCAGTTTCTTCTCTATCGCCGGGCCGGAGATCATCTCGAAGTACTACGGCGAGTCCGAACAACAACTCAGGGAGATCTTCGAGGACGCGACCGAGGAATCGCCCTCGATCATCTTCATCGACGAACTCGACTCCATCGCACCCAAACGCGAGGACGTCACCGGCGAGGTCGAGCGCCGGGTCGTCGCCCAGCTGCTGACGATGATGGACGGCCTCGAGTCCCGGGGCCAGGTGATCGTCATCGCAGCGACCAACCGCGTCGACAGCGTCGATCCCGCGCTCCGACGGCCGGGTCGGTTCGACCGCGAGATCGAGATCGGCGTCCCCGACGAGACGGGCCGCGAGGAGATCCTGCAGATCCACACCCGCGGGATGCCACTCTCCGACGACGTCAGTCTCGGGCATCTGGCCGACGAGACCCACGGCTTCGTCGGTGCCGACATCGAGAGCCTGACCAAAGAGGCGGCGATGAAGGCGCTCCGGCGCTACCTCCCCGAGATCGATCTCGACGAGGAGGACATCCCGCCGAGCCTGATCGACCGGATGATCGTCAAACGCGAGGACTTCAGCGGGGCCTTGAACGAGGTCGAACCCTCGGCGATGCGGGAGGTCCTCGTGGAACTGCCGAAGATCTCCTGGGACGACGTCGGCGGCCTCCACGACGCCAAGGAGCAGGTTCAGGAATCGGTCGAGTGGCCGCTCTCGAACCCCGAGCGGTTCGACCGGCTCGGTGTCGACCCGCCGGCCGGCGTCTTGCTGTACGGCCCGCCGGGCACCGGGAAGACGCTGATGGCGAAAGCCGTCGCCAACGAGACCAACGCCAACTTCATCTCGGTGCGTGGGCCACAGTTGCTCTCGAAGTGGGTCGGCGAGTCGGAGAAGGCCATCCGCCAGACCTTCCGCAAGGCCCGCCAGGTCTCGCCGACGGTCATCTTCTTCGACGAACTCGACGCGCTCGCGCCCGGACGGGGCGGTGAGACCGGCTCGAACGTCTCCGAGCGGGTCGTCAACCAGCTGCTGACCGAACTCGACGGCCTCGAGGACATGGGCGACGTGATGGTCATCGGCGCGACCAACCGACCGGACATGATCGATCCCGCACTGCTGCGCTCGGGGCGCTTCGACCGGCTGGTCATGATCGGGCAGCCCGACGTCGACGGCCGCGAACGCATCCTCGAGATCCACACCCAGGACACGCCGCTGGCCGCCGACGTCACCCTGCGCGAGATCGCCGAGATCACGGACGGCTACGTCGGCAGCGACCTCGAGTCGATCGCCCGCGAGGCGGCCATCGAGGCGCTGCGCGAGGACGAGGGGGCCGACGTCGTCGAGATGCGACACTTCCGCCAGGCCATGGAGAACGTCCGGCCGACGATCACCGACGACATCCTCGACTACTACGAGCGGATCGAAGAGGAGTTCCGCGGCGGTGGCGGCGGCGGTCCCGACCCGACGGGGCGGCGCGGCAGCCGGATCGGCTTCCAGTAA
- a CDS encoding ATP-binding protein translates to MTFVLGRDADREDGPVCRLGVYRALDGSDGAPLALDLDSPHAISLVGKRGYGKSHTMGVIAEGLARARGLAPVVVDPMGAFATLAASADGEPVPATVVAEPTVAPASLDPRSWCTLLGLSPESAAGSLLWRAAQTESTIDGMRTHVESADAARAARRAATNHLRLADSWDVFDADGLGARALASPEITVVDVSSRAAAPMNAVCRGIAEALYRARVDGAIDRLPWLLLDEAHAFFDGVAAPALETILTRGRAPGVSLVAATQRPSALPAVGISQSDILVSHRLTAGDDLAALEAAQPTYVGGSLAEADRLPEAPGEVLVIDDATETIHAGRVRERDTPHGGDSPAASDVTVLEQ, encoded by the coding sequence GTGACCTTCGTACTCGGTCGCGACGCCGATCGCGAGGACGGCCCCGTCTGTCGACTCGGTGTCTACCGGGCGCTCGACGGCAGCGACGGCGCCCCGCTCGCGCTCGATCTGGACTCCCCACACGCGATTTCCCTCGTCGGCAAACGCGGCTACGGCAAGTCCCACACGATGGGCGTGATCGCGGAGGGGCTCGCGCGGGCACGCGGCCTCGCACCGGTCGTCGTCGATCCGATGGGGGCGTTCGCGACGCTCGCGGCGTCGGCGGACGGTGAGCCGGTCCCGGCGACGGTCGTCGCGGAGCCGACGGTCGCGCCCGCGTCGCTCGACCCCCGGTCGTGGTGTACGCTGCTCGGCCTCTCGCCGGAAAGCGCCGCCGGAAGCCTGCTCTGGCGGGCCGCACAGACAGAATCCACGATCGACGGCATGCGAACCCACGTCGAGTCGGCGGACGCGGCACGCGCCGCGCGACGCGCCGCGACGAACCACCTGCGGCTGGCCGACTCGTGGGACGTCTTCGACGCCGACGGACTCGGCGCTCGAGCGCTCGCCAGCCCCGAAATAACGGTCGTCGACGTCTCCAGCCGAGCGGCCGCCCCGATGAACGCCGTCTGTCGCGGGATCGCCGAAGCGCTGTATCGCGCCCGCGTCGACGGCGCGATCGACCGGCTCCCCTGGCTCCTGCTCGACGAGGCCCACGCCTTCTTCGACGGCGTGGCCGCGCCCGCCCTCGAGACGATCCTGACTCGCGGCCGCGCGCCCGGCGTCAGCCTCGTGGCTGCGACACAGCGTCCGAGCGCGCTCCCCGCGGTCGGGATCTCTCAGTCCGATATCCTCGTCTCGCACCGGCTCACGGCCGGGGACGATCTGGCGGCGCTCGAGGCCGCCCAGCCGACCTACGTGGGCGGGTCGCTGGCAGAGGCCGACCGGCTGCCGGAGGCCCCCGGCGAGGTCCTCGTCATCGACGACGCCACGGAAACGATCCACGCGGGCCGGGTGCGGGAACGGGACACGCCACACGGCGGCGACAGTCCGGCCGCGAGCGACGTGACCGTCCTCGAGCAATGA
- a CDS encoding DUF7382 domain-containing protein gives MGSNRTDSDSRDGPHRSPTSFARDDRAIEGLPIRLVIALVVGVAALAIMLNMLGGIGSVGDTEVTVKIADDDQVIEADATGSDAKVDVYAIDENGNNVSDATIVATADSAQLDGVLDESTGDDNHAQLDFGGDQSLRADQDMGSIQLEVIPPSDSNYIDEQPNPTIRVVSR, from the coding sequence ATGGGTTCGAACCGGACCGATTCCGATTCGAGGGACGGACCGCATCGCTCGCCGACGTCGTTCGCTCGCGACGACCGCGCGATCGAGGGGCTGCCGATCCGGCTGGTCATCGCGCTGGTCGTCGGGGTCGCGGCGCTGGCGATCATGCTGAACATGCTCGGCGGGATCGGCAGCGTCGGCGATACGGAAGTGACCGTGAAGATCGCCGACGACGATCAGGTGATCGAGGCGGACGCGACCGGGAGCGACGCGAAAGTCGATGTCTACGCGATCGACGAGAACGGGAACAACGTCTCGGACGCGACGATCGTCGCGACCGCCGACTCGGCACAGCTCGACGGCGTCCTCGACGAATCGACCGGCGACGACAATCACGCACAGCTCGATTTCGGCGGCGATCAGAGCCTGCGGGCCGATCAGGACATGGGGTCGATCCAGCTCGAGGTGATCCCGCCGTCGGACAGCAACTACATCGACGAGCAGCCGAACCCGACCATCCGGGTGGTTTCCCGATGA
- a CDS encoding AAA family ATPase, which yields MSSSESDGVTLSVRAAEKGDAGRGVARIPERARRQLGVLSGDTVVIEGSATTVAKMWPADASVPETAIQIDGDTRANAGVHVGDTVAVRAKDKSTITDADRVTLVAPPGLSDRQQRAAEADASKRLRNRPVRAGEQIRIEGIDQQPFRVTDTDPNGDVRITDETTVRIVDADAGSGAVGSSDAGADTAARGGSDTSNGGAATVPSDDASDRGEPEPSSGVTYEDIGGLDEELEQVREMIELPLSEPELFRRLGVEPPSGVLLYGPPGTGKTLIARAVANEVDANFETISGPEIMSKYKGESEERLREVFETAEANAPTIIFFDEIDSIAGARDDEGDAENRIVGQLLTLMDGLDARGEVIVIGATNRVDTIDPALRRGGRFDREIQIGVPDEEGRREILEVHTRGMPLSDDVDVDAIARRTHGFVGADLDAVASEAAMAAIRDRPTDTDERRDWNRNPTVRKAHFDAALASVEPSAMREYVAESPTTDFDDVGGLEAAKQTLRESVEWPLTYDRLFEETNTDPPSGVLLHGPPGTGKTLLARALAGETDVNFVRVDGPEIVDRYVGESEKAIREVFERARQSAPSIVFFDEIDAITAARGEGHEVTERVVSQLLTELDGMRENPNLVVLAATNRKDQIDPALLRPGRLDTHVFVGEPDRAAREKILAVHTEGKPLADDVDVDALAAELEGYTGADLEALVRDASMRAIREVADEYGPETANEKADEVRIERRHLEAARDATDRP from the coding sequence ATGAGTTCGTCGGAATCGGACGGCGTGACGCTGTCGGTTCGCGCTGCGGAGAAAGGCGACGCCGGCCGGGGCGTCGCCCGCATCCCCGAGCGGGCGCGGCGACAGCTCGGTGTTCTCAGCGGCGATACCGTCGTGATCGAGGGCTCGGCAACGACGGTCGCCAAGATGTGGCCGGCCGACGCGTCCGTCCCGGAGACGGCGATCCAGATCGACGGCGATACGCGCGCGAACGCGGGCGTCCACGTCGGCGATACGGTCGCCGTCCGGGCCAAGGACAAGTCGACGATCACCGACGCCGATCGCGTGACCCTCGTCGCGCCGCCCGGCCTCTCGGACCGCCAGCAGCGGGCCGCCGAAGCCGACGCGTCGAAGCGACTCCGGAACCGACCGGTGCGCGCCGGGGAACAGATCCGGATCGAGGGGATCGACCAGCAACCGTTCAGGGTGACCGACACCGATCCGAACGGCGACGTGCGGATCACCGACGAGACGACCGTCCGAATCGTCGACGCCGACGCGGGATCGGGCGCTGTCGGGTCGAGCGACGCCGGCGCCGACACTGCTGCCCGCGGCGGTTCGGATACCAGCAACGGGGGAGCCGCGACCGTGCCGTCCGACGACGCGAGCGACCGCGGCGAGCCCGAGCCGAGTTCGGGCGTCACCTACGAGGACATCGGCGGCTTGGACGAGGAACTCGAGCAGGTCCGCGAGATGATCGAACTCCCGCTGTCGGAACCGGAGCTGTTCCGCCGTCTCGGCGTCGAGCCGCCGTCCGGCGTCTTGCTGTACGGCCCGCCGGGCACCGGGAAGACCCTGATCGCACGGGCGGTGGCCAACGAGGTCGACGCCAACTTCGAGACGATCTCGGGGCCGGAGATCATGTCGAAGTACAAAGGCGAAAGCGAGGAACGGCTCCGCGAGGTCTTCGAGACGGCCGAGGCGAACGCGCCGACCATTATCTTCTTCGACGAGATCGACTCCATTGCGGGCGCGCGAGACGATGAGGGCGACGCCGAGAATCGGATCGTCGGCCAGCTACTGACGCTGATGGACGGCCTCGATGCCCGCGGCGAGGTGATCGTCATCGGCGCGACCAACCGCGTCGATACGATCGACCCCGCACTCCGACGGGGCGGTCGCTTCGACCGCGAAATTCAGATCGGCGTCCCCGACGAGGAGGGCCGCCGGGAGATCCTCGAGGTCCACACCCGGGGGATGCCGCTTTCCGACGACGTCGACGTCGACGCAATCGCCCGACGGACCCACGGGTTCGTCGGGGCAGACCTGGACGCGGTCGCGAGCGAGGCCGCGATGGCCGCCATCCGCGACAGGCCGACCGACACCGACGAGCGTCGCGACTGGAATCGGAACCCGACGGTGCGAAAGGCCCACTTCGACGCCGCGCTCGCGTCGGTCGAGCCCTCCGCGATGCGCGAGTACGTCGCCGAGTCACCGACCACCGACTTCGACGACGTCGGCGGCCTCGAGGCGGCCAAGCAGACGCTCCGGGAATCCGTCGAGTGGCCGCTGACCTACGACCGGCTCTTCGAGGAGACCAACACCGATCCACCCTCGGGCGTCCTCCTCCATGGCCCGCCAGGGACCGGCAAGACGCTGCTCGCTCGCGCGCTCGCGGGCGAGACGGACGTCAACTTCGTCCGCGTCGACGGTCCCGAGATCGTCGACCGCTACGTCGGTGAGAGCGAGAAGGCGATCCGGGAAGTCTTCGAGCGCGCCCGCCAGTCGGCACCCTCGATCGTCTTCTTCGACGAGATCGACGCGATCACCGCCGCCCGCGGCGAGGGTCACGAGGTCACCGAACGGGTCGTCTCGCAACTGCTGACCGAACTCGACGGAATGCGGGAGAATCCCAATCTCGTCGTGCTGGCCGCGACCAACCGGAAGGACCAGATCGATCCGGCACTGCTTCGACCCGGCCGACTGGACACACACGTCTTCGTCGGCGAACCCGACCGAGCGGCTCGAGAGAAGATCCTCGCGGTCCACACCGAGGGCAAGCCGCTCGCCGACGACGTCGATGTCGACGCGCTGGCGGCCGAACTCGAGGGCTACACCGGTGCCGATCTCGAGGCGCTGGTCAGGGACGCATCGATGCGTGCGATCCGAGAGGTCGCGGACGAGTACGGCCCGGAGACGGCAAACGAGAAGGCCGACGAGGTCCGCATCGAGCGCCGCCACCTCGAGGCCGCACGGGACGCGACCGACCGGCCCTAG
- a CDS encoding helix-turn-helix domain-containing protein: MGLIAEFQHNSPDMPLTDAVAVVPDVTLYIDRILVVDPDRPVVLCRVIGDDEGFSAALADDPTVETAETIDGVGGEDAMYRIRLRDPPLPIYRKYVELGTTPLGGIVTVDGWWARARFPDREALAEYRAFCTERGGDFKLERLTRESGADEPPFGLTREQYDALVEARDAGYFTVPRAASTEEIGDRLGISAPSASERIRRGIDRLLENAL; the protein is encoded by the coding sequence ATGGGTCTCATTGCGGAGTTCCAGCATAACTCGCCGGACATGCCCCTGACGGACGCCGTCGCGGTCGTCCCGGACGTGACGCTCTATATCGATCGGATCCTCGTCGTCGACCCCGATCGGCCGGTCGTCCTCTGTCGCGTCATCGGCGACGACGAGGGGTTTTCGGCGGCGCTCGCGGACGATCCGACGGTCGAGACGGCCGAGACGATCGACGGCGTCGGCGGAGAAGACGCGATGTACCGAATCAGGCTCCGGGACCCGCCGCTGCCGATCTACCGAAAGTACGTCGAACTCGGGACGACGCCGCTAGGCGGGATCGTAACCGTCGACGGCTGGTGGGCACGTGCCCGGTTTCCCGACCGGGAGGCACTCGCCGAATACCGGGCGTTCTGTACCGAGCGGGGCGGCGACTTCAAACTCGAGCGGCTCACCCGAGAGTCGGGTGCCGACGAGCCGCCGTTCGGGCTCACGCGCGAACAGTACGATGCCCTCGTCGAGGCCCGCGATGCGGGCTACTTCACCGTCCCGCGGGCGGCCTCCACCGAGGAGATCGGCGATCGACTGGGGATCTCGGCACCGTCGGCCTCCGAGCGGATCCGACGCGGGATCGATCGGTTGCTCGAGAACGCGCTGTGA
- a CDS encoding ribonucleotide-diphosphate reductase subunit beta — protein MSADEPAMQLDTGIRSHNYYRNAVEKHWDPHEVDLEADREGAAELPEPAFEGLKQSLALFGAGEESVTEDLAPLAVVLEDIDDQLFLTTQLYEESKHTDFFDRYWREVIHAEEKRRGQELSSPTDEKWFNEPYDELFERNERAMARLLEDDTPENRARAHCHYHLTIEGILAQTGYYGLTLAYGENEPELPDLPGLVEGLKLVRSDEGRHVGFGMAKLKSLVSDGEVEPDLLRETVDELVPLVQESLAGDGGASSESGPGPSPSELADYAYTKHEQRMQQITSASEKIPDVEELTELEN, from the coding sequence ATGAGCGCTGACGAGCCGGCGATGCAACTCGACACGGGTATTCGCTCGCACAACTACTACCGGAACGCGGTCGAGAAACACTGGGACCCCCACGAGGTCGATCTCGAGGCGGACCGCGAGGGAGCCGCCGAACTCCCCGAGCCGGCCTTCGAGGGGCTCAAGCAGTCGCTCGCGCTGTTCGGCGCTGGCGAGGAGTCGGTGACCGAAGACCTCGCGCCGCTGGCCGTCGTCCTCGAGGACATCGACGACCAGCTGTTCCTCACGACCCAGCTCTACGAGGAGTCGAAACACACGGACTTCTTCGACCGCTACTGGCGAGAGGTCATCCACGCCGAGGAGAAGCGCCGCGGGCAGGAGCTGTCGTCGCCGACCGACGAGAAGTGGTTCAACGAGCCCTACGACGAACTGTTCGAGCGCAACGAACGGGCGATGGCACGGCTGCTCGAGGACGACACCCCCGAAAACCGCGCGCGTGCACACTGTCACTACCATCTGACGATCGAAGGGATCCTCGCCCAGACCGGCTACTACGGCCTCACGCTTGCCTACGGCGAAAACGAGCCCGAACTCCCCGACTTGCCGGGGCTGGTCGAGGGGCTCAAACTGGTCCGCAGCGACGAGGGTCGTCACGTCGGCTTCGGGATGGCCAAACTCAAGTCGCTCGTGAGCGACGGCGAGGTCGAGCCGGACCTCCTCCGGGAGACGGTCGACGAACTGGTGCCGCTCGTCCAGGAGAGTCTGGCCGGTGACGGCGGTGCAAGCTCCGAGAGCGGCCCCGGCCCGAGCCCGTCCGAACTGGCCGATTACGCCTACACGAAACACGAACAGCGCATGCAACAGATCACCTCCGCCAGCGAGAAGATTCCCGACGTCGAGGAACTGACCGAACTCGAGAACTGA
- a CDS encoding DUF7128 family protein has translation MVVQTERDDATWYECETCGMLFDEKADAAEHEKHCDDSDPSYIQ, from the coding sequence ATGGTCGTCCAGACGGAGCGCGACGACGCCACCTGGTACGAGTGCGAGACCTGCGGGATGCTGTTCGACGAGAAGGCAGACGCCGCCGAACACGAGAAACACTGCGACGACAGCGATCCGTCCTACATCCAGTAG
- a CDS encoding DUF7508 domain-containing protein has translation MPLQKSWRDLDRDAVAAAPDRPGVYELGDGSGTVLAVDHGVLRDELKSALAYGDGDRVRWTEAHTLERAAELAAEHRDRLE, from the coding sequence ATGCCGCTACAGAAGTCCTGGCGCGACCTCGATCGCGACGCGGTCGCCGCCGCCCCGGATCGGCCCGGCGTCTACGAACTCGGCGACGGATCGGGCACGGTACTGGCGGTCGACCACGGCGTCCTCCGGGACGAACTCAAGAGCGCGCTGGCCTACGGTGACGGCGACCGCGTCCGTTGGACCGAAGCCCACACGCTCGAGCGGGCCGCGGAACTCGCCGCCGAGCATCGCGACCGGCTCGAGTGA
- a CDS encoding DUF5796 family protein, whose translation MSARNDVPPSTIGVDLVDGGVVVEYHDGREVFYHGPPEPVEDAVTTPPGKEVHVLVTDPDGVEGVMTYVNDRNTHDDILESTGVGRVMLDRDDEEELFPGVTVATEAYSIRVEADPSLVDGRVFVFAEDEMSEHAYELVEEAD comes from the coding sequence ATGAGCGCGCGCAACGACGTCCCCCCCAGCACGATCGGCGTCGATCTGGTCGACGGCGGCGTCGTCGTCGAGTACCACGACGGTCGGGAGGTCTTTTACCACGGGCCGCCGGAACCGGTCGAGGACGCCGTGACGACGCCCCCGGGTAAGGAGGTCCACGTCCTCGTGACCGATCCCGACGGCGTCGAGGGCGTCATGACCTACGTCAACGACCGCAACACCCACGACGACATCCTCGAGTCGACCGGCGTCGGCCGCGTGATGCTCGATCGCGACGACGAGGAGGAGCTGTTCCCCGGCGTGACCGTCGCCACGGAGGCCTACTCGATCCGCGTCGAGGCCGACCCCTCGCTCGTCGATGGCCGGGTGTTCGTCTTCGCCGAGGACGAGATGAGCGAACACGCCTACGAACTCGTCGAGGAGGCCGACTGA
- a CDS encoding shikimate kinase, whose amino-acid sequence MDGRAVAPAAGTVLNALATGTGSAFAIDLETTASVELTGDGDVVGEVAGRPEADTTLVERCAELTIAEYADAAGLDDATVGARVTTESDVPMASGLKSSSAAANATVLATLSALEVADAVERIEACRLGVRAARDAGVTVTGAFDDASASMLGGVTVTDNTADALLAREEIDWTALVYTPPEQSYSADADVSACERVAPMARLVEELALEGRYGEAMTVNGFAFAAALEFPTGPMLDALPDAAGVSLSGTGPSYVAVGERDALETVQERWTDRDGRTRLLQTRTDGTQRL is encoded by the coding sequence ATGGACGGCCGCGCTGTCGCACCCGCAGCCGGGACGGTACTCAACGCGCTCGCGACCGGCACCGGGTCGGCGTTCGCGATCGACCTCGAGACGACGGCCAGCGTCGAACTCACGGGCGACGGCGACGTCGTCGGCGAGGTCGCCGGCCGGCCCGAGGCCGATACGACGCTCGTCGAGCGCTGTGCCGAACTGACGATCGCCGAGTACGCGGACGCCGCGGGACTGGACGACGCCACCGTCGGCGCTCGCGTGACGACCGAGAGCGACGTGCCGATGGCCTCCGGCCTGAAGAGTTCCAGCGCCGCCGCGAATGCGACGGTACTCGCGACGCTTTCCGCCCTCGAGGTCGCGGACGCCGTCGAACGCATCGAAGCCTGCCGGCTCGGCGTCCGGGCCGCCCGCGACGCCGGCGTCACCGTAACCGGTGCCTTCGACGACGCCAGCGCCAGCATGCTCGGCGGCGTGACCGTCACCGACAACACGGCCGACGCCCTGCTCGCCCGCGAGGAGATCGACTGGACGGCGCTCGTGTACACCCCGCCCGAACAGTCCTACAGCGCCGACGCCGACGTCTCGGCCTGCGAGCGGGTCGCGCCGATGGCCCGACTCGTCGAGGAACTCGCGCTCGAGGGCCGCTACGGCGAGGCCATGACCGTCAACGGCTTCGCGTTCGCCGCGGCCCTCGAGTTCCCGACGGGACCGATGCTCGACGCCCTCCCCGACGCCGCCGGCGTCTCGCTGTCCGGCACCGGACCGAGCTACGTCGCCGTCGGGGAACGGGACGCGCTCGAGACCGTACAGGAGCGCTGGACCGACCGAGACGGACGGACGCGGCTACTGCAGACGCGAACCGACGGTACGCAACGACTATGA
- a CDS encoding chorismate mutase encodes MTREPTDSDTDDQNRTPDEMSLDELREEIRSIDQEIVELIAQRTYVADTIAAVKDEQGLPTTDETQEQQVMDRAGDNAEQFDVDANLVKAIFRLLIELNKVEQRESR; translated from the coding sequence ATGACTCGAGAGCCAACCGACAGCGACACCGACGACCAGAACCGCACGCCCGACGAGATGAGCCTGGACGAACTCCGCGAGGAGATCCGCTCGATCGATCAGGAGATCGTCGAGCTGATCGCCCAGCGGACCTACGTCGCGGACACGATCGCGGCGGTCAAAGACGAGCAGGGTCTGCCGACGACCGACGAGACGCAGGAACAGCAGGTCATGGACCGAGCGGGGGATAACGCCGAACAGTTCGATGTCGACGCGAACCTCGTCAAGGCGATCTTTCGGTTGTTGATCGAACTGAACAAAGTAGAGCAACGGGAGAGCCGGTAG